A stretch of the Ammoniphilus sp. CFH 90114 genome encodes the following:
- a CDS encoding SiaB family protein kinase: MVGTNLLDIQNRLRENGLLISFSGRFSQAIIEELGEAVKKYLELEQSPANNIHNIFSIFIEQTQNIKNYCESKDNTEGYHKISNSCIVTIGKVEELNYICSGNLIASEDIPILVEKLDHILRLDKVELKKLYKEVLRREMAPGSKGAGMGLIDMARKATVPLEYSITRLDNDYSFLTIKAVV, translated from the coding sequence TTGGTAGGAACCAATTTATTGGACATTCAAAATCGCTTAAGGGAAAATGGATTGCTCATTAGTTTTTCTGGTCGCTTTTCTCAGGCAATCATTGAAGAACTAGGAGAGGCAGTTAAAAAATACCTTGAGTTGGAGCAGAGCCCTGCAAATAATATTCATAACATATTCTCTATCTTCATTGAACAGACACAAAATATTAAAAACTATTGTGAAAGCAAGGATAATACAGAGGGTTATCATAAAATATCAAATTCTTGTATTGTTACAATAGGTAAAGTTGAAGAACTAAACTATATTTGCTCTGGGAACCTAATAGCTTCGGAAGATATTCCTATATTAGTTGAGAAGCTAGATCATATCCTCAGACTTGATAAAGTGGAGCTAAAGAAACTATATAAAGAAGTATTAAGAAGAGAAATGGCCCCTGGGAGTAAAGGTGCAGGAATGGGTCTAATCGACATGGCAAGAAAGGCAACCGTTCCCTTAGAATATTCTATAACAAGATTGGACAACGACTATTCATTTCTAACAATTAAGGCTGTCGTGTAA
- a CDS encoding SpoIIE family protein phosphatase codes for MMVISERSFIQQVIDEFILEQEQGTSREQLQRILDKICLNDVRSLFGAIFVLKDTGLSLMAHTSQSVIRSYSYELEKGLIEHIESEKNNNISLYKDSLVIPLKNAKEQVGFCIIGGSPQVYVWQQDHQASLAQLQYIMSLLLQNVQLTERIEEKEVFHQHFVRLLEGSERAITQFDLSFLSTILHEVMKVVPEADYGSISIIRGDKWEFVDAIGHNIELLKSIPLRYEYESINYDLNSEDDSPIYIVNRILDIQNNSLIVPSEVKDSFLEASKPIKETLMVKMSFGGRLLGQISLDIAEGSSKAFSKESKEKLVPYKQLTSIFLMFYEAYTTGGKYQEIINLSSGILTSAENQFDSNAFLSKLLKIALQEIPEADCGSISIVEDNVWTFVDAMGHDIHKLRELKLTSEYMANRLTYQDQVTEVEKNVYIIQNTLLRGDGNIPDELVDRFTQASRPIKESMQVNIFYADQLRGMISLDIEKGNNKSFSKKYVKMLQMIGEIGSIFLAYKQSYDMIGKFEKLTGLATKLVVSGTNNDMGFLQELLKVALEQITEADYGSISIVDGEDWKFVDAVGHDLAKLQALPLKKEYLIDICDINNYEVDGPVHIGIIHSYEDLHTTTMPDDLYEPFFEASKPMKSSMLIEYILDGEVLGTLSIDIAKDSLKVFSLHSYRLFKAIGNLAFAFVAFTQFTKKQQEAQEEIERWNQQLEFEVEERTSELTQANQKMIASLKYAKRIQDSILPTESHLRRVLDHHFILWMPRDIVGGDFYWMKELEDGYLIGIGDCTGHGVPGALMSMVSVSILNQLVEVENLKQPNDILSRLNKMLKRTLNQETEYGMTDDGLDIGICFVKPNENLLYYSGAKCNLYTINGGNLSMIKGNRKSIGYRRTSADYSFDNITIPIKANQSYYLTTDGYIDQNGGPKDLSFGRHKFEALIQKVYALPLSSQQDAFLSELHAYMGKERQRDDITVLGFRP; via the coding sequence ATGATGGTGATATCGGAGAGATCATTTATTCAACAGGTCATTGACGAATTCATTTTAGAACAAGAGCAAGGGACAAGTCGCGAACAACTTCAGCGAATATTAGACAAGATTTGTCTCAATGATGTTCGCAGCCTTTTTGGTGCAATCTTTGTACTCAAGGATACTGGATTAAGTTTGATGGCCCATACATCTCAATCAGTGATTAGATCCTATTCCTATGAACTAGAAAAAGGTCTTATCGAACACATCGAATCTGAGAAAAATAATAACATAAGCCTTTATAAGGATAGTCTCGTAATTCCACTGAAGAATGCAAAAGAACAAGTTGGGTTTTGTATAATTGGAGGCTCACCACAAGTATATGTTTGGCAACAAGATCACCAAGCCTCACTAGCACAACTGCAATACATTATGTCGCTTTTATTACAGAATGTACAATTGACGGAAAGAATAGAAGAGAAGGAAGTATTTCACCAACATTTTGTTCGATTGCTCGAAGGCTCGGAGAGGGCAATTACGCAATTTGATCTTTCTTTTCTCTCCACTATTCTACATGAAGTGATGAAAGTCGTCCCAGAGGCTGACTACGGAAGCATCTCTATTATAAGGGGGGATAAGTGGGAGTTTGTTGATGCGATAGGCCACAATATTGAATTGTTAAAAAGCATACCCTTGAGGTATGAATATGAGTCAATCAATTATGATCTGAATTCAGAAGATGATTCTCCCATTTATATTGTTAATAGAATCCTTGATATTCAGAATAATAGCCTAATCGTGCCCTCTGAGGTAAAAGATTCCTTTCTAGAAGCTTCAAAGCCTATTAAAGAAACGCTGATGGTCAAAATGAGTTTCGGTGGGAGATTATTAGGTCAGATTTCATTGGATATTGCAGAAGGTAGTTCAAAGGCCTTCTCAAAAGAATCTAAAGAGAAATTAGTCCCATATAAACAGTTGACTTCGATTTTTCTAATGTTTTATGAAGCTTATACTACGGGAGGAAAATATCAGGAAATTATTAACTTATCCTCTGGAATTCTAACTTCAGCGGAAAATCAGTTTGACTCAAACGCGTTCTTATCAAAGCTACTCAAAATTGCTCTTCAGGAGATACCTGAAGCAGATTGTGGAAGCATCTCCATCGTTGAGGATAATGTTTGGACTTTTGTTGATGCAATGGGTCATGATATCCATAAGTTACGAGAATTAAAATTGACTTCGGAATATATGGCGAATCGATTGACTTATCAAGACCAGGTCACAGAAGTGGAGAAGAACGTTTATATTATACAGAATACGCTTCTTAGAGGAGATGGCAACATCCCCGACGAATTAGTAGATCGCTTTACCCAAGCATCCCGTCCAATAAAGGAATCCATGCAGGTCAATATCTTCTACGCTGATCAGCTCCGAGGAATGATTAGTCTAGATATTGAAAAAGGTAATAATAAATCATTCTCAAAAAAATATGTAAAGATGCTTCAGATGATCGGTGAAATCGGTTCAATCTTCCTTGCTTACAAACAATCCTATGACATGATTGGTAAATTTGAAAAGCTAACAGGTCTTGCTACAAAACTTGTCGTGTCTGGAACGAACAATGATATGGGCTTCTTACAAGAACTATTGAAGGTTGCCTTAGAGCAAATTACGGAAGCAGATTATGGGAGTATCTCCATAGTGGATGGAGAAGATTGGAAGTTTGTTGATGCAGTGGGACATGACTTAGCAAAACTACAAGCACTTCCGTTAAAGAAAGAGTACTTAATAGATATATGCGATATTAACAATTATGAGGTGGATGGCCCAGTACACATCGGCATCATCCATAGCTATGAAGACTTGCACACCACAACCATGCCGGATGATTTGTATGAACCATTCTTTGAGGCGAGTAAACCGATGAAGTCTTCGATGCTTATCGAATATATATTGGATGGGGAAGTTCTTGGAACCTTATCGATCGATATAGCAAAGGACAGCCTAAAAGTATTCTCCCTCCACTCCTACCGGTTGTTTAAAGCAATAGGAAATTTAGCTTTTGCCTTTGTTGCTTTTACCCAGTTTACGAAGAAGCAACAGGAAGCTCAAGAAGAAATTGAACGATGGAATCAACAACTAGAATTTGAAGTAGAAGAGAGAACTTCAGAATTAACTCAAGCTAACCAGAAGATGATTGCAAGTCTAAAATATGCCAAACGAATTCAAGATTCGATTCTACCCACTGAAAGTCACTTGCGAAGAGTATTAGACCATCATTTTATTCTTTGGATGCCAAGAGATATTGTTGGTGGCGATTTTTATTGGATGAAGGAATTAGAGGATGGATATCTCATTGGTATAGGTGATTGTACAGGACATGGGGTTCCTGGTGCTTTAATGTCCATGGTATCGGTTTCTATTCTAAATCAATTGGTAGAAGTAGAGAACCTAAAGCAGCCTAATGATATTCTTAGCAGATTAAATAAAATGCTGAAGCGAACATTAAATCAAGAAACAGAGTATGGTATGACAGACGACGGATTAGACATCGGAATCTGCTTTGTAAAACCTAATGAAAATCTACTCTACTATTCTGGTGCTAAATGTAATCTTTATACTATAAATGGTGGAAACCTATCTATGATTAAAGGGAATAGAAAAAGCATTGGATACCGCAGAACAAGTGCGGATTACTCATTTGATAACATCACTATACCGATTAAAGCCAATCAGTCCTATTATCTTACAACTGACGGCTATATAGACCAAAATGGAGGCCCTAAAGATCTTTCATTTGGCCGCCACAAATTCGAAGCATTGATTCAGAAGGTTTATGCTCTACCCTTATCTTCCCAGCAAGACGCCTTTTTGAGCGAACTACATGCTTATATGGGGAAAGAAAGACAGAGAGACGATATTACCGTACTAGGCTTTAGACCCTAG
- a CDS encoding Lin0512 family protein → MDKVMFIEIGMGIDLHGQNVTKAAVRAVQNAIHHNSMPGLRSVLPNNDIHNMKVNVRLAVPTDKDKVDLNTVKAELPYGEVTFEVIDGGMLTSSGVVLADKDDINDLAYIVIASVEVGY, encoded by the coding sequence ATGGATAAAGTGATGTTTATTGAGATCGGGATGGGAATTGATTTACACGGACAAAATGTTACAAAGGCTGCTGTAAGAGCGGTTCAAAATGCCATCCATCATAATTCCATGCCAGGACTTCGATCCGTTCTACCGAATAACGATATCCACAACATGAAGGTAAATGTTCGACTTGCAGTTCCCACTGATAAGGATAAGGTAGACCTTAATACAGTTAAAGCGGAATTACCCTATGGTGAGGTCACCTTTGAAGTCATCGATGGGGGAATGCTGACATCAAGTGGTGTCGTTCTTGCTGACAAAGATGACATCAATGATCTGGCTTATATTGTCATTGCTTCGGTTGAAGTAGGCTATTAG
- the hprK gene encoding HPr(Ser) kinase/phosphatase, giving the protein MKKIRVSDLVTRFQLEVLAGEAGLDRQLTEDDIHRPGLEFTGFIEYFPSNRIQLLGRQEVDYLHSLSKKERDERIGNVVRLHPPCFIITRGQDGLTYFEKHCKEEGIPLLRTSQKTTKFISKVNNFLEKSLAKEIGVHGVCLNVFGVGILLRGESGIGKSEAALALVERGHRLVSDDLVILKQIDPDTIIGTHNQSNSGFLSLRGIGLVDVPRMHGSGAVQEETEINLDILLSPWKEKHHYDALGFEKHTVTYLDVTIRHIEIPVRPGRDVAGLITTAAKNWRLQQQGYDALAEFESRLNMS; this is encoded by the coding sequence ATGAAAAAGATACGTGTAAGTGACCTAGTAACCCGATTCCAACTCGAGGTATTAGCGGGAGAAGCAGGATTAGATAGGCAATTAACGGAGGATGATATCCATCGTCCTGGCTTGGAGTTTACAGGGTTTATAGAATACTTTCCTAGTAATCGAATACAACTTCTTGGAAGACAAGAGGTGGATTATTTACATTCTTTATCGAAGAAAGAAAGAGATGAGCGAATTGGGAATGTGGTTAGACTGCATCCCCCCTGTTTTATTATTACGCGTGGACAAGATGGGTTGACATATTTTGAGAAACATTGTAAAGAGGAAGGCATTCCACTACTACGTACTAGTCAGAAAACGACGAAGTTCATATCTAAAGTGAATAACTTTTTAGAAAAGTCATTAGCTAAAGAAATAGGCGTCCATGGAGTATGTCTTAATGTCTTTGGTGTAGGCATATTACTTCGAGGTGAAAGTGGAATTGGGAAAAGTGAAGCAGCATTAGCCCTTGTAGAAAGGGGACACCGATTGGTCTCCGATGATCTGGTTATCCTAAAACAGATAGATCCTGATACCATTATCGGCACTCACAACCAAAGTAATAGCGGATTTCTGTCCCTAAGGGGAATCGGATTGGTTGACGTACCGAGAATGCATGGGTCAGGAGCGGTTCAAGAAGAAACGGAAATTAATCTTGATATTCTTCTTTCTCCTTGGAAAGAAAAACATCATTATGATGCGTTAGGGTTTGAAAAGCATACGGTGACCTATCTAGATGTGACGATTCGTCATATAGAGATTCCTGTTAGACCTGGGCGTGATGTTGCTGGCCTTATTACCACCGCGGCAAAAAATTGGAGACTTCAGCAGCAAGGGTATGATGCTCTAGCTGAGTTTGAGAGTAGACTTAACATGAGTTAA
- a CDS encoding DMT family transporter, which yields MKRQTLVFLVLANLFWAGNYVLGKYVVAEVSPIQITFVRWLMALCFLYPMAQFIERPNWRSIWTHWKILGAMSILGVIGYNMLLYQALRYTSPLNASLVNALNPAVIVIFSVLLLKEKLSKLNLLGFVISLFGVLLILTQGKLFELFHIEYNAGDLLMVAAILVWTFYSIIGRKISNIPPISATVITVCIGLLLTLPFALYAWSPVAEWNDAAKWGIVYMGLFPTVGSFLLWNLAVRDIGPSRSGIFLNLITVFTAIFSVILGEKISIIQIVGGLSVFVGVYLTSKQTKVSRVKETSQAEAI from the coding sequence ATGAAACGGCAGACCCTAGTTTTTTTGGTGCTGGCTAACTTGTTTTGGGCAGGAAATTATGTGTTAGGGAAGTACGTCGTAGCAGAAGTTTCTCCCATTCAAATTACTTTCGTGCGCTGGTTAATGGCCTTATGTTTTTTATACCCTATGGCGCAGTTTATCGAGAGACCTAATTGGAGAAGTATCTGGACACATTGGAAGATTCTTGGAGCTATGAGTATTCTTGGAGTGATTGGTTATAATATGCTCCTTTATCAAGCGCTTCGATACACAAGTCCCTTGAATGCTTCTCTTGTGAATGCTCTAAATCCCGCTGTCATTGTTATTTTTTCAGTCCTATTACTAAAAGAAAAACTAAGTAAATTAAACTTATTGGGATTTGTGATTTCCTTATTCGGCGTACTCTTGATTCTAACTCAAGGTAAGCTGTTTGAACTCTTTCATATTGAGTATAATGCAGGGGACTTGCTTATGGTAGCCGCCATATTAGTCTGGACCTTTTACTCCATTATAGGAAGAAAGATTAGTAACATACCTCCTATCTCAGCTACTGTTATAACAGTTTGTATTGGACTTCTTCTAACTCTTCCTTTTGCCTTGTATGCATGGAGTCCTGTCGCAGAGTGGAATGATGCAGCAAAGTGGGGCATTGTTTATATGGGACTATTTCCTACTGTTGGATCATTTTTGCTTTGGAATTTAGCCGTGCGAGATATTGGTCCAAGTCGAAGTGGGATCTTTCTCAATTTGATCACTGTTTTTACTGCTATATTCAGTGTCATCTTAGGCGAAAAAATTAGCATCATCCAAATTGTTGGCGGATTATCTGTATTTGTAGGTGTTTATCTCACAAGTAAACAAACGAAGGTAAGTCGTGTTAAAGAGACGAGCCAGGCAGAAGCTATATAA
- a CDS encoding ECF transporter S component produces MARTRLIIFAVLFIDLLLLGLGSFYFQDQYLILSFVFVISALVPFLVRFEARKMEGREVVLIAILAAIAAVSRIPFAPIPSVQPTSFIIMMTAYVFGAETGFMVGALAALVSNMFLGQGPWTPWQMLAWGMIGFSTGMLKDTWLMKKMIGKILFGFLWGFLFGWMMNVTFIFSFLDDFSWSILLTTYMASVLFDFMHAISNVVFLLLFSTAWIKILERFKRKYGLLSMR; encoded by the coding sequence TTGGCCCGTACTCGGTTAATCATATTTGCTGTCTTATTTATTGATCTCTTATTACTCGGCTTAGGCTCTTTCTATTTCCAAGATCAATATTTGATCTTAAGTTTCGTTTTCGTCATTTCTGCCTTGGTTCCCTTTCTAGTAAGATTTGAGGCACGAAAAATGGAGGGAAGGGAAGTGGTGTTAATCGCCATACTTGCTGCCATTGCTGCTGTAAGTCGGATTCCCTTTGCACCAATTCCAAGTGTTCAACCGACTTCTTTTATTATCATGATGACGGCTTATGTCTTCGGAGCAGAGACGGGATTCATGGTGGGAGCTCTTGCTGCTTTAGTTTCTAATATGTTTCTTGGTCAAGGCCCGTGGACACCTTGGCAAATGCTAGCTTGGGGGATGATCGGATTTAGCACAGGGATGTTAAAAGACACTTGGTTAATGAAAAAAATGATTGGCAAGATTCTATTTGGTTTTTTATGGGGATTTTTATTTGGTTGGATGATGAATGTCACGTTTATTTTTTCTTTTCTCGATGACTTTTCGTGGTCAATCCTGCTAACCACCTATATGGCAAGCGTTTTATTTGACTTCATGCATGCTATATCTAATGTTGTCTTTCTTTTACTATTTTCAACTGCTTGGATTAAGATACTAGAACGATTTAAACGGAAATATGGTTTATTAAGTATGAGATAG
- a CDS encoding ABC transporter ATP-binding protein, which yields MEMGLVIEVKDLSFQYPDQAVMALSQIDLKINDGEFVVICGPSGCGKSTLLRLLKQETQPYGSIKGEIRYNNVLLHQVSALDAVQQVALVWQDPENQIVMEQVQEELVFALENLGYPSEVIRKRLAEMVQFFGLEALLSQRTDELSGGQKQLLNLASVLLLQPKVLLLDEPTAQLDPVSGREFIQILKRINEEFGMTIVLVEHRLDEVFSVADRVIMMDAAEIHYEGRPENVIYKVWKLRDKRFLPYIPSIARIYLHFTEEYLADEIPFSVKDGRRWLSKQGVRAMGHGDKPEQLRKHPIIHIQSADFRYAKESPLILKDLDMQVYSGDFLAIVGGNGTGKSTLLKLLGGLLTPQTGRVLVNGNNVKKWKKEELYRKVGYLPQNPLVYFSYDTVKQELEFAANRFSNQDKLDQMIKQLELTHLLHRHPHDCSGGERQKVVLACILLGNPEVLLLDEPTKGMDPVLQKTFANMIEDLHKQGVTIVMVTHHVEFAARYVSRCAMLFDGKITTEGPPSTFFSNNFFYTTNVNRMSREWFPNSLTDEEVIKLWPVLG from the coding sequence ATGGAGATGGGGCTCGTTATCGAAGTAAAGGATTTATCATTTCAATATCCTGATCAAGCTGTAATGGCGCTCTCTCAAATTGATTTGAAAATAAATGACGGGGAGTTTGTGGTAATCTGTGGCCCTTCTGGTTGTGGCAAGTCCACCCTTCTTCGCTTATTAAAGCAGGAGACCCAACCTTATGGGTCTATTAAGGGTGAAATACGATATAACAATGTATTGCTTCATCAGGTTAGTGCACTGGATGCAGTACAACAAGTTGCACTGGTCTGGCAAGATCCAGAAAACCAAATTGTCATGGAACAGGTGCAAGAAGAACTGGTTTTCGCTTTGGAAAATTTAGGTTATCCTTCGGAGGTTATTCGAAAGAGGTTAGCCGAAATGGTCCAATTCTTTGGTCTTGAGGCCTTGTTATCCCAAAGGACAGATGAGCTTTCAGGAGGACAAAAGCAGTTGCTAAACTTGGCTTCGGTTTTGCTCCTCCAGCCCAAGGTTTTGTTGCTAGATGAGCCAACTGCACAGCTAGACCCTGTATCAGGTAGAGAATTTATTCAGATTTTAAAGAGGATCAACGAAGAGTTTGGAATGACGATTGTGTTAGTAGAGCATCGTTTAGATGAGGTTTTTTCCGTAGCGGACCGCGTCATTATGATGGACGCTGCAGAGATACATTATGAAGGCAGACCTGAAAACGTAATATACAAAGTTTGGAAGTTGAGAGATAAGCGATTTCTTCCCTATATTCCCTCTATTGCACGTATTTATTTGCATTTCACTGAGGAATATCTAGCGGATGAGATCCCCTTCAGTGTGAAAGATGGTAGAAGATGGTTGTCAAAGCAAGGAGTAAGGGCAATGGGGCATGGTGATAAACCAGAACAATTGAGGAAACATCCTATTATCCACATCCAATCTGCTGATTTTCGGTACGCCAAGGAAAGTCCATTGATCCTTAAGGATTTAGACATGCAAGTTTATTCCGGAGATTTCCTAGCTATAGTAGGGGGCAATGGAACAGGAAAATCCACATTGCTCAAACTCTTAGGTGGTCTATTAACCCCTCAAACAGGCCGAGTTTTAGTGAATGGTAATAACGTAAAAAAGTGGAAGAAAGAAGAGTTATATCGCAAGGTAGGGTATTTGCCGCAAAATCCTCTTGTGTACTTTAGCTACGATACGGTCAAACAAGAACTTGAATTTGCTGCTAACCGCTTTTCAAATCAAGACAAATTGGACCAAATGATTAAACAATTAGAGCTTACGCACTTACTGCATCGTCATCCACATGATTGCAGCGGTGGAGAAAGGCAAAAAGTAGTATTAGCTTGTATTTTGCTAGGGAACCCAGAAGTACTCTTGCTTGATGAGCCTACCAAGGGTATGGATCCTGTATTACAAAAAACCTTTGCAAATATGATAGAAGACCTTCACAAACAAGGAGTGACCATCGTGATGGTCACTCATCATGTGGAGTTTGCAGCTAGATACGTAAGTCGATGTGCAATGTTGTTTGATGGGAAGATTACAACAGAAGGCCCTCCTTCTACTTTTTTCTCCAATAACTTTTTCTACACGACAAACGTGAATCGAATGAGTAGGGAATGGTTTCCTAACTCTCTTACGGATGAGGAGGTCATAAAACTTTGGCCCGTACTCGGTTAA
- a CDS encoding energy-coupling factor transporter transmembrane component T — protein MDRGFHRYHPATCMIYYIGYFILCMLLHHPLFLIASLIGIIIFNQLQDGGRQLRSYFVMYLVLALSILVLNPLFTRRGREILFYLWDQPVTLEAITSGWNMALSMLCILFGFVSFNLTITSGKFLYIYARFLPKSALVLMLAVRFVPLLKRRLYEISTVQRTKGVDVSTGRYWKRAKDGMLLLQTLLTWCLEEALQTADSMQSRGYGLVRQRTSYQRYLMRKEDYLLILQLSVLFILCAVGWSLGYGKLQIYPVLESIAFSSTEWWFFLAWIIYIVTPILIEGRDEWRWGSLSK, from the coding sequence ATGGACCGAGGATTCCATCGTTATCACCCCGCTACCTGTATGATCTATTATATTGGCTACTTCATCCTATGTATGCTTTTACACCATCCCTTATTTTTGATAGCTTCTCTTATTGGCATTATCATTTTTAATCAATTGCAAGATGGTGGCAGGCAGTTGAGATCTTACTTTGTTATGTATCTTGTACTTGCATTATCTATTTTAGTGTTGAATCCCCTATTTACTCGTAGAGGAAGAGAAATTCTATTTTATCTGTGGGACCAACCAGTAACCCTTGAAGCAATCACTTCTGGATGGAACATGGCTCTATCGATGCTTTGTATTTTATTTGGATTTGTATCGTTTAACCTTACTATAACTTCGGGAAAATTCTTATATATCTATGCGAGATTCTTGCCTAAGTCAGCATTGGTTTTAATGTTAGCCGTTCGCTTTGTCCCGTTATTAAAAAGAAGGCTATATGAAATATCAACAGTACAACGCACCAAAGGGGTAGACGTCTCAACTGGTCGATATTGGAAACGAGCAAAAGATGGGATGCTTCTCCTACAGACCCTTTTGACTTGGTGTTTAGAGGAAGCACTGCAAACCGCTGATTCTATGCAATCCAGGGGTTATGGATTGGTGCGCCAAAGAACTTCTTATCAGCGATATTTGATGAGAAAAGAAGACTATCTTCTAATTCTGCAATTATCGGTACTGTTCATTCTATGTGCCGTGGGGTGGAGCTTGGGGTATGGTAAGTTACAGATCTATCCTGTTCTAGAATCTATTGCTTTTTCATCAACTGAGTGGTGGTTCTTTCTTGCCTGGATCATTTATATTGTTACACCAATCCTCATCGAAGGGAGAGACGAATGGAGATGGGGCTCGTTATCGAAGTAA
- a CDS encoding DUF4430 domain-containing protein has translation MLRWTTRLWPLLTVVCLSLGLAGCQSSTESISTTNRLSQEADQQQNEKLEEESKSAELPVQATDETVVRNENTDTPKETTTAQAPKPSTDPKPNTEKIPTSTNPSAPMTSEQVVDSKKQMVMISIKGDEEVGIILAATEVTFESGESVLDILKKVTKEKKIQMEYRGTGPIAYVEGIDNLYEFDRGPKSGWMYRVNGSFGKKSAGDVQIKPNDQIEWIYTLDLGKDVQE, from the coding sequence ATGTTACGTTGGACAACAAGATTATGGCCACTCCTTACTGTGGTTTGCCTATCGTTGGGCTTAGCAGGATGCCAGTCATCCACTGAAAGTATAAGCACAACAAACCGTCTTTCTCAAGAAGCAGACCAGCAACAGAATGAAAAACTGGAAGAAGAATCGAAGTCAGCTGAACTACCTGTTCAGGCAACTGACGAAACAGTAGTACGTAATGAGAATACAGATACACCGAAGGAGACAACCACCGCTCAAGCACCCAAACCATCAACAGATCCAAAACCAAACACTGAAAAGATTCCTACAAGTACAAACCCATCGGCCCCTATGACCTCTGAGCAAGTTGTGGATTCCAAGAAGCAAATGGTGATGATCTCCATTAAGGGGGATGAAGAAGTAGGGATCATATTAGCCGCCACAGAGGTTACGTTTGAGAGCGGAGAGAGTGTTCTAGATATCTTAAAGAAGGTTACAAAAGAGAAGAAAATACAAATGGAGTACAGAGGTACGGGGCCCATTGCTTATGTTGAAGGAATTGATAACCTCTACGAATTTGATCGAGGTCCAAAAAGTGGCTGGATGTACCGGGTGAACGGGTCGTTTGGGAAAAAGAGTGCTGGTGATGTCCAAATTAAGCCAAATGATCAGATCGAATGGATCTACACCCTCGACTTAGGTAAGGATGTGCAGGAATAG
- a CDS encoding YheC/YheD family protein: protein MFTIPGARRVADKWSKTNALLSDGRVTKYIPETKKYNKSCLQEMLTKYRRVVLKPSIGTGGNGLIQVLRDGKQFRYFYQQKIINFSKFNSLILEIDKVRKGRIYIVQRGIELATIYGRPIDYRVKIQKPEQAWIITGMVGRLAPKGSFVTNLCRGGDQLTLRDGILRSFTKVDFKKKRLELRKITKLCTTILEKKYPGVRQLGFDFGIDKSKDIWIFEVNTKPH, encoded by the coding sequence ATGTTTACTATTCCGGGAGCGAGAAGAGTTGCGGATAAGTGGAGCAAAACAAATGCCCTATTAAGTGACGGAAGAGTTACCAAATATATTCCGGAGACCAAGAAATACAATAAATCTTGTTTACAAGAGATGTTGACTAAGTATCGTAGGGTTGTATTAAAACCAAGTATAGGTACTGGCGGGAATGGCTTGATTCAAGTCTTAAGGGACGGTAAACAGTTTCGATACTTTTACCAGCAAAAAATAATAAACTTCTCGAAGTTTAACTCTTTAATATTAGAGATTGATAAAGTTAGAAAGGGACGAATCTATATAGTGCAACGTGGGATCGAGCTTGCGACAATATACGGTAGACCGATAGATTATCGTGTAAAGATTCAAAAACCAGAACAAGCGTGGATCATCACGGGCATGGTTGGACGATTAGCACCTAAAGGTTCTTTTGTTACAAATCTATGTCGAGGTGGTGACCAGCTAACATTACGCGATGGTATACTGCGCTCATTCACAAAAGTAGACTTTAAGAAGAAAAGGTTGGAGTTGAGAAAAATAACAAAATTATGTACGACTATACTTGAAAAAAAATATCCAGGGGTTCGTCAACTTGGATTTGATTTTGGAATAGATAAAAGTAAAGACATCTGGATCTTTGAGGTGAATACGAAGCCTCACTAG
- a CDS encoding universal stress protein — MFSLYSKIVVAYDHSELGKKALSTAMLMASQDERIDLDVLTVVSIPTSAFYTASAYSVDPIREAHLAVAKEALEEVTEKLKTIPNKTRTFVMEGNPAQAILDFSKENNASLIVMGSRGLSGVKELFLGSVSHYVVQQSTCPVYIVK, encoded by the coding sequence ATGTTTTCACTTTATTCTAAAATCGTAGTAGCATATGACCATTCCGAATTAGGAAAAAAAGCCTTATCAACAGCGATGTTAATGGCCTCTCAGGATGAGCGTATTGACCTTGATGTCCTTACAGTCGTAAGCATTCCTACTTCTGCTTTCTACACAGCATCTGCATATAGTGTAGACCCAATTCGTGAGGCTCACCTTGCAGTGGCGAAAGAGGCCCTAGAAGAAGTAACAGAAAAACTCAAAACCATTCCTAATAAAACGAGAACATTCGTTATGGAAGGGAATCCTGCTCAAGCCATCTTAGATTTCTCCAAGGAAAATAACGCTAGTTTAATTGTCATGGGAAGTCGTGGTTTAAGTGGGGTTAAGGAGTTGTTCTTAGGCAGTGTGAGTCATTATGTTGTACAACAATCCACTTGTCCAGTATATATTGTTAAATAG